In a genomic window of Magnolia sinica isolate HGM2019 chromosome 16, MsV1, whole genome shotgun sequence:
- the LOC131229544 gene encoding UDP-sugar pyrophosphorylase-like isoform X2: MTSDDTHARTLELLELNSYFGMKSTQVKLLKQEKVACLDDNDARLAIEPQNKYKIQTKPHCHGDVHSLLYSSSLLNSWHDAGLRWVLFFQDTNRLLFKV; this comes from the exons ATGACATCCGATGACACACATGCACGTACTTTAGAGCTTTTAGAGTTGAATTCATATTTTGGAATGAAGTCAACACAAGTGAAACTTCTTAAACAG GAAAAGGTAGCatgcttagatgataatgatgccaGGCTTGCAATTGAACCtcaaaacaaatataaaattCAA ACCAAACCTCATTGCCATGGAGATGTGCACTCACTTCTTTATTCTAGCAGCCTCCTAAACTCATG GCACGATGCAGGTTTGAGATGGGTCTTATTTTTCCAAGATACTAACAGATTACTCTTTAAGGTCTAA
- the LOC131229544 gene encoding UDP-sugar pyrophosphorylase-like isoform X1, with product MTSDDTHARTLELLELNSYFGMKSTQVKLLKQEKVACLDDNDARLAIEPQNKYKIQTKPHCHGDVHSLLYSSSLLNSWDKCRSSDLQSIKTCHRISHRKQEIMGRSPKN from the exons ATGACATCCGATGACACACATGCACGTACTTTAGAGCTTTTAGAGTTGAATTCATATTTTGGAATGAAGTCAACACAAGTGAAACTTCTTAAACAG GAAAAGGTAGCatgcttagatgataatgatgccaGGCTTGCAATTGAACCtcaaaacaaatataaaattCAA ACCAAACCTCATTGCCATGGAGATGTGCACTCACTTCTTTATTCTAGCAGCCTCCTAAACTCATG GGACAAATGCAGATCCAGTGACCTTCAGTCCATTAAAACATGCCACAGAATCTCCCACAGAAAGCAA GAAATTATGGGAAGATCCCCAAAGAACTGA
- the LOC131229544 gene encoding UDP-sugar pyrophosphorylase 1-like isoform X3 produces MTSDDTHARTLELLELNSYFGMKSTQVKLLKQEKVACLDDNDARLAIEPQNKYKIQTKPHCHGDVHSLLYSSSLLNSCYNASPKRSSA; encoded by the exons ATGACATCCGATGACACACATGCACGTACTTTAGAGCTTTTAGAGTTGAATTCATATTTTGGAATGAAGTCAACACAAGTGAAACTTCTTAAACAG GAAAAGGTAGCatgcttagatgataatgatgccaGGCTTGCAATTGAACCtcaaaacaaatataaaattCAA ACCAAACCTCATTGCCATGGAGATGTGCACTCACTTCTTTATTCTAGCAGCCTCCTAAACTCATG TTACAATGCAAGCCCAAAAAGAAGCTCTGCCTGA